A genomic stretch from Deinococcus radiotolerans includes:
- a CDS encoding PAS domain S-box protein: MRLLSAARGRQVPILVLLLVVVLTLVMAFVVHSFARAQQRIRFEREAGAYTQLLRDRVLVYERLLEATRASWQTFASSASEPAFDQYVRGLNIAERYPGVRAVGFAQIVPAGQAAQLEAELQRTVGPDVQLTADGPVQDERVISVRIAPATTSNLDAIGYDLNSEVKRRATLQRAQASGRAVATPLLHLVQREAQGQPTSGFLVVLPVQGRGGIQGFMYVAVSSADLLRGLNGGGPTGALNARVSLAGQPLNTPAEDGDEPEFVTSTGFDLVGQTWTIQFQADGAFGRDLAATLPYLIALLGLLLAGFAFQIVKAQVDARSRAELMNVSLLRARTLQDAARAEFEAIFQSMQDGAVFTDAEGRIRLVNHALGEWLGRSDLAGSPLGVIHGDRRLDGRSRFAPLSTSYLRADGSVFSGEAQRSEVRAPDGSLLGLLEVVRDIRERVEAEQALQAEERRSRAVLDTLPSIVQLTGRTGEMQYQNRAHQVLLGRAELTEHLLPEERGAYRQWREQVAASGRDASSEWQLATTHGDRWFQVRVNPILDPGRADGEAVSAWVTTATDIHDRLLAERLAQRNEERYRTVLEGMPQIVWLTDPRGAPAYFNRQWTEFVGEARASQPLSSLIHPDDRADYLRRWQAALSSRRAFEAEHRLLRADGQFRAFVTRGLPVLDREGQVLEWVGTSTDVDDQVYAEQTARLLADVSEQLSGRSDDPGTLRHDRYRAALARLDGRFVDSGALWTVNPTQLVAVSSPSATWHAAAFQVVAGGAIEQVTSSEDPVFIDADPALHRVNATGALFYPLTSRDGAMIGVLGLLYRQALTARDQDLAQELAQRFASALTNDRLQERVQAAQADLQALNLSLEERVQQRTRELEAANRELEAFSYSVSHDLRTPLRHIVGFGDLLAKETGTDLSPKGVRYLNVIKDSASRMSQLIDDLLSFSRMGRQELRQVPVDLRRVIEGSWRSLEHDRAGRRIELVLPDELPTVQGDEALLTLVFTNLLSNAIKYSRGTDSARVEITARTSKHEVTVNVSDNGLGFDPRYTDKLFGVFQRLHRADEFEGIGIGLANVRRIVTRHGGSVTAEGRPGEGATFSVTLPLQGPG, from the coding sequence GTGAGACTGCTGTCCGCCGCGCGTGGGCGACAGGTGCCGATCTTGGTCCTGCTGCTGGTCGTGGTGCTGACGCTGGTCATGGCCTTCGTGGTGCATTCCTTCGCGCGCGCTCAGCAGCGCATCCGCTTCGAGCGGGAGGCCGGCGCGTACACCCAGCTGCTGCGCGACCGCGTGCTCGTGTACGAACGGCTGCTGGAGGCCACGCGCGCCAGCTGGCAGACCTTCGCGTCCAGCGCCAGCGAGCCCGCCTTCGACCAGTACGTGCGCGGCCTGAATATCGCCGAGCGGTACCCGGGCGTGCGGGCGGTCGGTTTTGCCCAGATCGTCCCGGCCGGTCAGGCCGCGCAGCTGGAAGCTGAACTGCAACGAACGGTCGGCCCGGACGTGCAGCTCACGGCGGACGGCCCGGTGCAGGATGAGCGGGTCATCTCCGTGCGGATTGCCCCGGCAACCACCTCCAACCTGGACGCCATTGGCTATGACCTGAACAGCGAGGTGAAGCGGCGCGCCACCCTGCAACGCGCGCAGGCCAGCGGCCGCGCCGTGGCCACGCCCCTGCTGCACCTCGTGCAGCGCGAGGCGCAGGGTCAGCCGACCTCCGGCTTCCTGGTCGTCCTGCCCGTGCAGGGCCGCGGCGGCATCCAGGGCTTCATGTACGTCGCCGTCAGCTCCGCCGACCTGCTGCGCGGCCTGAACGGTGGCGGACCGACCGGCGCGCTGAACGCCCGGGTCAGCCTGGCCGGCCAGCCCCTGAACACCCCCGCAGAGGACGGCGACGAGCCGGAGTTCGTGACGAGCACCGGCTTTGACCTGGTCGGGCAGACCTGGACCATCCAGTTTCAGGCGGACGGCGCGTTCGGCCGCGACCTGGCCGCCACCCTGCCCTACCTGATCGCGCTGCTGGGCCTGCTGCTGGCGGGCTTCGCCTTCCAGATCGTGAAGGCCCAGGTGGACGCCCGCAGCCGCGCCGAACTGATGAACGTGTCCCTGCTGCGCGCCCGCACCCTTCAGGACGCCGCCCGCGCCGAGTTCGAGGCGATCTTCCAGTCCATGCAGGACGGCGCGGTCTTCACGGACGCCGAGGGCCGCATCCGGCTCGTGAATCACGCGCTCGGCGAGTGGCTGGGCCGCAGCGACCTGGCCGGCAGTCCGCTTGGCGTGATTCACGGGGACCGCCGCCTGGACGGCCGCAGCCGCTTCGCGCCGCTGTCCACCAGTTACCTCCGCGCGGACGGCAGCGTCTTCTCCGGCGAGGCGCAGCGCAGCGAGGTGCGCGCCCCGGACGGCTCCCTGCTGGGCCTGCTCGAGGTCGTGCGGGACATCCGCGAGCGGGTGGAGGCTGAGCAGGCCCTCCAGGCCGAGGAGCGGCGGTCCCGCGCCGTGCTCGATACCCTGCCCAGCATCGTGCAGCTGACCGGCCGCACCGGCGAGATGCAGTACCAGAACCGCGCCCACCAGGTGCTGCTGGGCCGTGCGGAACTGACCGAGCACCTGCTGCCGGAGGAACGCGGCGCGTACCGGCAGTGGCGTGAGCAGGTGGCCGCCAGCGGCCGCGACGCCAGCAGCGAGTGGCAGCTGGCCACCACCCACGGCGACCGCTGGTTCCAGGTGCGCGTGAACCCGATCCTGGACCCCGGCCGCGCCGACGGGGAGGCCGTGAGTGCCTGGGTGACGACCGCCACCGACATTCACGACCGGCTGCTGGCCGAGCGGCTCGCGCAGCGCAACGAGGAACGCTACCGGACCGTCCTGGAGGGCATGCCGCAGATCGTGTGGCTGACCGACCCGCGCGGCGCGCCCGCCTACTTCAACCGCCAGTGGACCGAGTTCGTGGGTGAGGCGCGCGCCTCTCAGCCGCTGAGCAGCCTGATCCACCCGGACGACCGAGCGGATTACCTGCGCCGCTGGCAGGCCGCGCTGAGTTCCCGCCGCGCCTTCGAGGCCGAGCACCGCCTGCTGCGCGCCGACGGGCAGTTCCGGGCGTTCGTCACGCGTGGCCTGCCGGTTCTTGACCGCGAAGGGCAGGTCCTAGAGTGGGTGGGGACCAGCACCGACGTGGATGATCAGGTGTACGCCGAGCAGACCGCGCGCCTCCTGGCCGACGTGTCCGAGCAGCTCTCCGGGCGTAGCGACGACCCGGGGACGCTGCGGCACGACCGGTATCGCGCGGCCCTGGCCCGCCTGGACGGCCGCTTCGTGGACAGCGGCGCGCTCTGGACCGTGAACCCCACGCAGTTGGTCGCGGTGTCCTCGCCGTCCGCCACGTGGCACGCCGCCGCGTTCCAGGTGGTGGCCGGTGGGGCCATCGAGCAGGTCACGTCCTCGGAGGATCCGGTCTTCATTGACGCGGATCCCGCCCTGCACCGGGTGAATGCGACGGGCGCGCTGTTCTACCCGCTCACCAGCCGGGACGGCGCCATGATCGGCGTGCTGGGTCTGCTGTACCGGCAGGCGCTGACCGCCCGTGACCAGGACCTCGCGCAGGAACTCGCGCAGCGGTTCGCCTCGGCCCTCACCAACGACCGCCTTCAGGAGCGCGTCCAGGCGGCCCAGGCGGACCTGCAGGCCCTGAACCTGTCGCTGGAGGAGCGCGTACAGCAGCGCACCCGTGAACTGGAGGCCGCCAACCGCGAATTGGAGGCCTTCAGTTACTCGGTCAGCCACGACCTGCGCACGCCGCTGCGGCACATCGTGGGTTTCGGGGACCTGCTCGCCAAGGAGACCGGCACGGACCTCAGTCCCAAGGGTGTGCGGTACCTGAATGTCATCAAGGACTCGGCGAGCCGCATGAGTCAGCTCATTGACGACCTGCTGTCGTTCTCGCGCATGGGTCGGCAGGAACTGCGGCAGGTGCCGGTGGACCTGCGCCGCGTGATCGAGGGCAGCTGGCGCAGCCTGGAACACGACCGCGCCGGGCGCCGCATCGAGCTGGTCCTGCCAGACGAACTGCCCACCGTGCAGGGGGACGAGGCGCTCCTGACCCTGGTGTTCACGAACCTCCTGAGCAACGCCATCAAGTACTCGCGCGGCACGGACAGCGCCCGGGTGGAGATCACCGCCCGGACCAGCAAACATGAAGTGACGGTGAACGTCTCGGACAACGGCCTGGGCTTCGACCCCCGCTACACGGATAAACTGTTCGGCGTGTTCCAAAGACTGCACCGCGCCGACGAATTTGAAGGCATCGGCATCGGCCTGGCCAACGTCCGCCGCATCGTGACCCGCCACGGCGGGAGCGTCACCGCCGAGGGCCGCCCCGGCGAGGGCGCGACGTTCAGCGTCACCCTGCCCCTCCAGGGCCCGGGATGA